In Cyanobacteria bacterium GSL.Bin1, the genomic stretch GTTTTAGGAGAGGCTCGATTAAGATTGATTTTTAATCTTGCTCCCAATTCAGTCGCAAATTAAAAGATAAAAATGCCTTATGCAAACGATTGATTATCTTCGCATCAGTTTAATTGACCGCTGCAACTTTCGCTGTCAGTATTGCATGCCGAGTGAGGAAGAACTCGCTTATCTCCTGAAAGAAAATCTCCTCACCCAAGAAGAAATCATTACTCTGCTCAAAAAAGTTTTTATCCCTCTTGGTTTTAATAAATTTCGCTTAACCGGAGGCGAACCGTTATTGCGTCCTGATCTGGTTAAGATTGTTGAAGCAATTACTGCCCTTCCTGAAACCCAAGACTTAGCGATTAGCACCAATGGTTTTCTGTTAGAAAAGTTTGCTCAACCTTTGTATAATGCAGGATTACGACGCATTAATATCAGTTTAGATTCTCTCAATCCAGCCAATTTTGATAGCATTATTGGTAACAATGGGCGCAGTCGTTGGCAACAAACCTGGAATGGAATTTTAGCCGCCCATGCTATTGGGTTTGATCCTCTCAAGCTCAATGTTGTTGTCATTCCGGGAGTGAATGATCAAGAAGTGTTAGATCTCGCTGCCCTAACCTTTGAAAAAAACTGGCACGTGCGGTTTATTGAGTTTATGCCCATTGGCAACAGCGAATGGTTCAGCGATCGCGCTTGGATTCCCTCAGAAGAAATTCGTCAAGACATTCGTCAAAAATGGGGCTTAGAAACCTCTCAAGTGCATGGCAATGGTCCGGCAGATGTCTTCGAGATCCCAGGGGCTAAAGGTACCCTTGGTTTTATCTCCCAAATGTCAGAATGTTTCTGCGATCGCTGCAACCGGATGCGCCTTTCTGCTGATGGCTGGCTGCGCCCTTGTTTGCTCAATGAAACGGGGCAAATTGATCTGAAAACGACCCTGCGCAACTCTCCTAACTTCCACCAAATGCGTCAGCAAGTAAAACAAATTATTGCCATGAAACCTGAAATCAACTTCAAAGAACGGGATAATGGTACAGTGACAGGAAATTACACCCGTACAATGTCCCAAATCGGCGGTTAACTTTTCTTTGCGCTTATCAATAATTAAAACTTGTTGCAAGTGAGCCGATTAACGAGTATCATTTTCAATATATAGCATTTATTGCCAAGAAAACTATGGTTAGGCAACCCTATACCTCATCCTCCCTGAAAGCAGAACTGAACTCTCGCGGTTGGCGACTGACCCCTCAACGGGAAACCATCCTTCATGTCTTTCAAAACCTGCCTCGTGGCCATCATCTCAGTGCAGAAGAACTCTTTCATTTGCTGCAAAAGCGAGGCGAAGAGATTAGCTTATCTACCATTTATCGCAGCGTCAAACTGATGACACGCATGGGGATTTTGCGAGAGTTAGAATTAGCCGAAGGACACAAACATT encodes the following:
- the moaA gene encoding GTP 3',8-cyclase MoaA — its product is MQTIDYLRISLIDRCNFRCQYCMPSEEELAYLLKENLLTQEEIITLLKKVFIPLGFNKFRLTGGEPLLRPDLVKIVEAITALPETQDLAISTNGFLLEKFAQPLYNAGLRRINISLDSLNPANFDSIIGNNGRSRWQQTWNGILAAHAIGFDPLKLNVVVIPGVNDQEVLDLAALTFEKNWHVRFIEFMPIGNSEWFSDRAWIPSEEIRQDIRQKWGLETSQVHGNGPADVFEIPGAKGTLGFISQMSECFCDRCNRMRLSADGWLRPCLLNETGQIDLKTTLRNSPNFHQMRQQVKQIIAMKPEINFKERDNGTVTGNYTRTMSQIGG